A single window of Microbacterium oryzae DNA harbors:
- a CDS encoding YebC/PmpR family DNA-binding transcriptional regulator, with translation MSGHSKWATTKHKKAAIDAKRAKSWAKLIKNIEVAAKLGGADLQGNPTLFDAVLKAKKTSVPKDNIDRAIKRGAGIGGEAVEYTSIMYEGYAPGGIAMLIECLTDNKNRAAAEVRTAMTRNGGNMADPGSVAYNFERKGVIVASGEGTTEDDVMMAALEAGAQEIEPHPAGFAIITEAADMVAVRTALQDAGIEYESADAEFVPNLKVEADAETARKVFRLIDALEDSEDVQNVFTNIDLTPEVQAELEEDDE, from the coding sequence ATGTCCGGGCATTCCAAGTGGGCCACGACGAAGCACAAGAAGGCGGCCATCGACGCCAAGCGTGCGAAGTCGTGGGCCAAGCTCATCAAGAACATCGAGGTCGCGGCCAAGCTCGGCGGCGCCGACCTGCAGGGCAACCCGACGCTGTTCGACGCCGTGCTCAAGGCGAAGAAGACGTCGGTCCCGAAGGACAACATCGACCGCGCCATCAAGCGCGGCGCCGGCATCGGCGGCGAAGCGGTCGAGTACACCTCGATCATGTACGAGGGCTACGCCCCCGGCGGCATCGCGATGCTCATCGAGTGCCTCACCGACAACAAGAACCGAGCGGCCGCCGAGGTGCGCACCGCGATGACCCGCAACGGCGGCAACATGGCCGACCCGGGCAGCGTCGCGTACAACTTCGAGCGCAAGGGCGTCATCGTCGCCTCCGGCGAGGGCACCACCGAGGACGACGTCATGATGGCCGCCCTCGAGGCGGGTGCGCAGGAGATCGAGCCGCACCCCGCCGGGTTCGCGATCATCACCGAGGCCGCCGACATGGTCGCCGTGCGCACCGCGCTGCAGGACGCCGGCATCGAGTACGAGTCGGCCGACGCCGAGTTCGTCCCGAACCTCAAGGTCGAGGCCGACGCGGAGACCGCTCGCAAGGTCTTCCGCCTCATCGACGCACTCGAAGACAGCGAGGACGTGCAGAACGTCTTCACGAACATCGACCTCACCCCCGAGGTGCAGGCCGAGCTCGAGGAAGACGACGAGTAG